From a single Mus musculus strain C57BL/6J chromosome 12, GRCm38.p6 C57BL/6J genomic region:
- the Sypl gene encoding synaptophysin-like protein 1 isoform 2 (isoform 2 is encoded by transcript variant 2): protein MSAFQINLNPLKEPLGFIKILEWFASIFAFATCGGFKGKTEIQVNCPKVGVNKNQTVTATFGYPFRLNQASFHTPPNVSVCDVNWEKHVLIGDYSSSAQFYVTFAVFVFLYCIAALLLYVGYTNLYRDSRKLPMIDFIVTLVATFLWLVSSSAWAKALTDIKVATGHRIVEELEICNPESGVSCYFVSVTSMGSLNVSVIFGFLNMILWGGNAWFVYKETSLHSPSNTSASHSQGGGPPTSGM, encoded by the exons TTTGCCTCCATCTTTGCTTTTGCCACCTGTGGTGGGTTTAAGGGCAAAACAGAAATTCAAGTGAACTGTCCTAAAGTTGGTGTCAATAAGAACCAGACTGTGACAGCTACTTTTGGTTATCCATTCAG gttGAATCAGGCATCATTTCATACACCTCCAAATGTCAGTGTGTGTGACGTGAACTGGGAAAAGCATGTTCTCATAGGTGATTACTCCTCTTCTGCACAGTTCTACGTTACGTTTGCAGTCTTTGTGTTCCTGTACTGCATTGCTGCCCTTCTGCTCTATGTTGGTTACACGAACCTCTACCGGGATAGTCGCAAACTGCCCATGATC GACTTTATTGTTACTCTTGTTGCTACTTTTTTGTGGTTGGTGAGTTCCTCAGCCTGGGCTAAAGCTCTTACAGATATTAAAGTAGCTACTGGACACAGAATTGTGGAGGAACTTGAAATTTGTAATCCAGAATCAGGAGTGTCATgttactttgtctctgtgactagTATGGGCTCCCTGAATGTATCCGTG ATCTTTGGCTTTCTGAATATGATACTTTGGGGAGGAAATGCTTGGTTTGTGTACAAGGAGACCAGCTTACACAGTCCGTCAAATACGTCAGCTTCCCACAGCCAAGGCGGTGGCCCACCCACTTCTGGAATGTAA